The DNA region GGTCAAGCTCGGGATCCTCCCGGCGGCGATCTCGCCCTACGTGCTGCGGGCCATCGGCGCCCGGAACGCCCGCGACTGTTTCCTGACCGGGGAGCGGTTCGACGCCGGGGAGGCGCGTCGGATCGGCCTCGTCCACGCCGTCGCGGAGGATGCCGACCTCGACGCGGCCGTCGGGCGCAAGGTCGACGCGATCCTGACTTCCGGCCCCGAGGCGGTCGCGGCGGCGAAGAAGCTGATCGACCGCGTCGCCGGGATGGATATCGACGCGGCCTTTCCGGTGACCGCGGACGCGATCGCGGAGCGGCGCGGGTCGCCGGAGGGAAAGGAAGGGCTCACGGCGTTCCTGGAGAAGCGGCGCCCGTCCTGGTCCCGGACCCGATGACGATCCGCGCGGCGCTGATCGGCTGCGGGAGGATCGCCGACCGCCACGTCCGCCTCCTCACGTCGATGCCCGAGTTCTCCCTCGTCGCGCTCGCCGACGTCCATCCGGGAAAGGCCGAGGCGCTGGCGGGCCATTTCGGCGGACGCCCGTACCTCGACTACCGGGAGATGCTCGAGAAGGAGAAGCCCGACCTCGTCCACGTGCTCACGCCCTCCGGCTCGCATGCCTCGATCGCGCTGGACGCGATGGAGACCTGCGCGAACGTTCTCGTCGAGAAGCCGATGGCGCTTTCGCTCGCCGACGCGGACGCGATGATCGCGAAGGCGGAACGGCTCGGGCGGCGCCTCTTCGTCGTGAAGCAGAATCGCTACAACCTCCCCGTCGTCAAGCTCCGAGAGGCGCTCGACGGCGGCCGGTTCGGGAAACTCACGCTCGGCGCCATCCGGGTCCGCTGGTGCCGCCGCCAGGACTATTACGACCAGGACGCTTACCGGGGCACCTGGGCGGAGGACGGAGGCGCGCTCACGAACCAGGCCTCGCACCACGTCGACATGCTGCAGTGGATGTTCGGCGAGGTGGCGGAGGTCTTCGCGATGACGGCGCGGCAGCTCGTCCGGATCGAGGCGGAGGACACGGGCGTCGCGGTCGTCCGCTTCGCGAGCGGCGCGCTCGGCACGATCGAGGCGACGACCGCCGCCCGGCCCACGGACATCGAGGCGTCGATATCGGTTCTCGGCGAGCACGGGGTCGTCGAGATCGGCGGATTCGCCTTGAACGAGATGAGGCGCTGGACGTTCGAAAGCGTCGAGGAGGAGGACGAAGACGTCCTCTCCGTCTACCGCTCGAATCCCCCGAACGTCTACGGCTTCGGCCACCACGAATACCTGGCCGGAGTCGCTCGCACGATCGCCGCCGGCGGCGAGCCCGAAATCGGCGGCCGCGAGGGGAGGAAGTCGCTGGAGCTGATCGTCGCGATCTACGAATCGGCGGAGCGGAACGCTCCGGTGCGGTATCCCTTCACGCCGGAATTCTGTCGGCTCGGCCGGTAGCCCCTCGAGGGACGGTCCGCCGAACGCCCGCGTCCGTCGATCAGCCGGCGGGCGCCGGGGGCGTCGGCGTCGCGGCCGGCGGAGGGGGAGCCGGCGCGCGCCGGGCGGCGTCGTCCTCGAACTCCGCGCCGCAGTAATAGCACTTGACCTTCGCTCCCGGGAGCGCTTCCGGTCGCCAGAAGGTGAAACGTTTCGCGCAGGTCGGGCAGCGGAAGGTCCGCCGGTTTCCGTCGATTCCGTTCATCGCCGACGATTCTAGCGGATCGCGGCCGGGGAAGCTCCCGCGTGTTCGGCAGAGCGGGGCGGCTCGTGGCGGCGAGACGCGAACCCGTCCGACCCGATCGGCCGCGCCGGCTTACAATCGCGACGAATGAAAATCCGGAAGCTCCTCATCGCCAACCGCGGCGAGATCGCGGTCCGGATCGCGCGGACCGCCCGCGAGCGCGGTCTTCGGACGGTGGCGGTGTATTCGACGGCCGATCGCGACGCGCGCCACGTCGAGTTCTGCGACGAGGCGGTGGAGATCGGCCCTCCGGCGGCGCTCGAGTCGTATCTGTCGATCCCGCGCGTTCTCGACGCCGCGGGGCGGACGGGGGCCGACGCCGTCCATCCGGGCTACGGGTTTCTTTCGGAGAACGCCGATTTCGCCGAGGCGGTCGAGGGCGCGGGGCTCGTCTGGGTCGGACCGCCGCCCGCGGCGATGCGCGCGATGGGCGGGAAGATCCCGGCCCGCAAACGGATGCTCGAGGCCGGCGTCCCGGTCGTCCCAGGATTCCAGGACGAGACCGCCGACGACGCGGCGCTCGCGCGCGCGGCGGACGGGATCGGCTTTCCGGTGCTCGTCAAGGCGTCGGCGGGCGGGGGAGGGAAGGGGATGCGCCTCATCGGCGCGGCGAACGATCTCGCGGCGGGACTCGCCGGAGCGCGCCGGGAGGCCGCGGCCGCGTTCGGCGATCCGACGGTCTACCTCGAGAAGGCGATCGAGCGCCCGCGCCACGTGGAGATGCAGATCTTCGGCGACCGCTTCGGAACGGTCGTCGCTCTCGGGGAGCGGGAATGCTCGATCCAGCGGCGCCACCAGAAGATCGTCGAGGAAGCTCCCGCCGCCTCGATCGCCGCGGAGACGCGGCGGCGGATGGCCGGGGCCGCGGCGGCGGCCGGAAGGGCCGTCGGTTACGTCGGGGCCGGGACCGTCGAGTTCCTCGTCGATGGCGACGAGCGGTTCTTCTTCCTCGAGATGAATACGCGTCTCCAGGTCGAGCACCCGGTCACCGAGGAGACGCTCGGGATCGACCTCGTCGCCGCGCAGTTCGACGTCGCGGAGGGCGCTCCGATTCCCGCCGACTGGCCGGGCCGGGCGACCCGGGGCCATGCGATCGAATGCCGGATCTACGCGGAGGACCCGGAGACGCATCTCCCGCGGTCGGGGACGGTCCTCGTCTATCAGGAGCCGTCCGGCCCCGGCATCCGCGTCGATTCCGGAATCGAACGCGGGTCCCGCGTCGGGATCGATTACGACCCGATCCTCGCCAAGCTCGTGGTCCGGGCGGGCGATCGCGCGGCGGCGGTGGCGCGCATGCGGCGCGCTCTGTCCGAG from Thermoanaerobaculia bacterium includes:
- a CDS encoding Gfo/Idh/MocA family oxidoreductase, with product MTIRAALIGCGRIADRHVRLLTSMPEFSLVALADVHPGKAEALAGHFGGRPYLDYREMLEKEKPDLVHVLTPSGSHASIALDAMETCANVLVEKPMALSLADADAMIAKAERLGRRLFVVKQNRYNLPVVKLREALDGGRFGKLTLGAIRVRWCRRQDYYDQDAYRGTWAEDGGALTNQASHHVDMLQWMFGEVAEVFAMTARQLVRIEAEDTGVAVVRFASGALGTIEATTAARPTDIEASISVLGEHGVVEIGGFALNEMRRWTFESVEEEDEDVLSVYRSNPPNVYGFGHHEYLAGVARTIAAGGEPEIGGREGRKSLELIVAIYESAERNAPVRYPFTPEFCRLGR
- a CDS encoding biotin carboxylase N-terminal domain-containing protein; translated protein: MKIRKLLIANRGEIAVRIARTARERGLRTVAVYSTADRDARHVEFCDEAVEIGPPAALESYLSIPRVLDAAGRTGADAVHPGYGFLSENADFAEAVEGAGLVWVGPPPAAMRAMGGKIPARKRMLEAGVPVVPGFQDETADDAALARAADGIGFPVLVKASAGGGGKGMRLIGAANDLAAGLAGARREAAAAFGDPTVYLEKAIERPRHVEMQIFGDRFGTVVALGERECSIQRRHQKIVEEAPAASIAAETRRRMAGAAAAAGRAVGYVGAGTVEFLVDGDERFFFLEMNTRLQVEHPVTEETLGIDLVAAQFDVAEGAPIPADWPGRATRGHAIECRIYAEDPETHLPRSGTVLVYQEPSGPGIRVDSGIERGSRVGIDYDPILAKLVVRAGDRAAAVARMRRALSEYAILGVTTNLPLLRRIVDSDGFAAGDTDTAFLARLPAVETRRPPAEAIAAAAAARGSSPAAATAAGPWSETDGWRNR